The Methanoregula sp. UBA64 nucleotide sequence CTCCGTTCCACAGGTTCACTGTTGCATATGCCAGTGCGAGGAACAGGATGATTGCAAAGATCGCCGCGACCCGGATGAGGAGATCTTCCCGGTCCGCCGGATTCATGCGGATCCCCCGGTTTTTGTCCGGCCCAGCACTGCATATGCCCCCAGACCCGTTGCAGCGACGGAAATTGCCAGCGGGAGCGAAGCCGGGTGAGTTGTCGGCATCACCGGGGGAGGATTCGCGGTTGCAGCGATAGTTCCCTGAGACGTATTTTGCTGGAGTGCCGGAGAGTCGGGGACAGTATCCGCGAGTGTGAATGGATATACTTCCTGGTTGAACGGCCCGATGGAGAGTTCGTAGCTCCCCGGGACAGCAGCCATCCGGACCACAGTACCATTCTCGAACGATTTTTCAAACCGGGTGGTATTTACGACAAAGGACCAGGTGTTGATCTCGCCTGTCCCCCGATAAACGATAGTTGAGCCGGAAAATCTGGGCGGCAGGAGGTTCGGGCTGCCCGGGGCATAATTGGCAGAGAACGCCCCATAATCGATCTCCTGGCCGACCGGGAGATTGGTCTCCCCGGAAACCCCGAATGTTTCGCCGATATGATGAGTACCGAGGGGAAGATGGTCCACGGAGATCCAGTATCCCCGCTGGGCATGGGTGTACTGGTTGGTGTGATAGGGAGTAAGATTGGGGGTGATCACCGTACTGGTATCCGTATCTTCCGGAGACAGAACAGAAATGATCCGGGTATCCTTCGCTGAAATCCGGGGATCCAGGGAAGCAACGGTCACAACGTAATCACCCGGGACTGCACCGGGGGTGACCGTAAAACTCGGGCCAATCCCGTGTGTCTGCCAGAGACCCGGCGTTGCATTGCACGACCAGGTATTGATCCCGTTCTCCCCGGGCTCGATAGTGACGCTGGACTGGTAATCGCAACCGCTTCCTCCCGGATTGAACCAGGCGCTATAGATCTGGAGTTGGAGAGGAGAACCCGATGCTGGCAGGTTCGTTGTTCCGGTAATGTAAAATACTTCATCGACCGTGTGGTTCCCGACGGGATTGACGGTAATAAACGGAGTTGTGACGGGCGTTACATTTCTCTCATCAGCGCTCGCTAATGGGACAAGTATGAGTGCTGCAAGAACTATGGCAAACGAGGCAATGATTATTATTTTTCCGGATTTTACCATTTTGACTCCTACCAGTAGTTATGCCAATCAACAAATCCTTCTGACAGTATACTCTGGGTGTCAATATTTACGATGGCATAGGCAAGTCCGTACTCGTTTGATGACAGATTGCCCACGGGCATTGAAAGACGAATAATCCCGGTGTACGGATATGCCCATTCAATGGTTATCGGTCCATGTGAACTTTTGAGATAATCCCCAAATTTTTTATGTATTGCTCCTGCGTTGGCTGCTGATGATAGATGAGAATCCCGCGTTGAAGTCGACGCTATCATAAGTGCATCGATTTTTTGTATTCCTGTGATTGATGGTGCGTCTGAGTATCCCGTGAAGTTTTTCGAGGGACTGAAATGAACGGTTGAAATCTTTTTTGACAATTCTTCTTTTGGAATAATCCAGGCTATGATAGGGGGCGGAGACGTCCGGGATGTCGTTGGTATTGTTGTAAGTGCGGTGGTCAGAGGATCCTGTAATTGCGAACCAGACATATACCAGATATCATTACCGCTGCTGTTAGAACCGCCGATTACCCAAATCCCATTCCGGAAAACTGCAAGACCGTGCTCGGACCGGGGACTGAACCCTGCATGCTCTGTTTCAAGAGTCCAGATTTTCCCATCTGCGGACGACCAGATCTCATTAAATTCATACGCAGGGAATACAGAAGGGTTCTTGGTTTCATGTGTCGGGCCGTTCGAACCGCCGCCAACAATCCAAAGTTTGTCGCCGAAAACCGTCACCGGTGTGAATTCCATTTGCTGAAACGGGGCACTGGCATTAACCAATGTCCTGATTTTCCCATCTGTGGACGACCAGATATCATTGTTCCGGTCGCCCCCGATCACCCAGAGACGATTGTCGAATGCTGCAACTCCTTCCCCAAGACGCAGACCGAAACTTACATTTGCCGTGGCGAGTTCCCAGTTTTTCCCGTCAGCTGATGACCAGACATCGTTATTCTGGTTGCCGCCGATCACCCAGAGGCGATTGTTAAATACCACAACTCCCGGGGAATGGCGTGGATCAAAGCTCGCATTTGCCGTGACGAGTTCCCAGTTTTTCCCGTCAGTTGATGACCAGACATCGTTCATTAGCTGGTAATTTTCACCAGCCCCCCCGATGACCCAGATGCGGTTATCAAATTCTGTAACGCCCATTTTAACACGAGGACTAAAGTTTGCATGAGCCGTTTCAAGGGACCAGGTATTGCCGTCCGGAGATGACCACACGTCGTTCATGAAATTTTCTTCACGGCCCCCGATCACCCAGAGACGGTCATCAAACGTCACCGTTCCAAAGTAATTCCGCGATTCGAACGTTGCGTTGGATGTGATCTCAGTCCAGTTTCCATACGTGGACGTCGTCAGAGAAATAGGTGCAATTCCTTTGTTCTTTTCGGTTGTCTTTGTTTCCTGCGAATTGTTTTCTGAAATCATGTTGGTTGTGAAGTCCTGTGGAGAGGTTGGTTCGTTCCCGGAGGGTACGAGGAAGAACTGTTGCGTGCTTTTTGCAGTTATGTTGGGATTTAGAGATACGACCATCACGGTATATTTTCCGGGCACGGCCCCTTGTGAAGAAGGTGGAGAGCGCAAGGCGTAGGTCTCCCATTGCGATGCAGTACTATTAACAGACCAGATGCTGATCCCGTTTTTTCCCGGTTGTATGGATACGTTTGACCAGAAAAATGATCCAATTCCCCCGGGGTTGGCATTGGCCGATTCGATTTGGAGATACAGAGAATCATTTGCCACTGCCAGGTTCGTTGTTCCGGTAATGTAAAACACCTCATCGACCGTGTGGTCGCCGACAGGATTGATGGTAATATAGGGCTGTGCGGGAAGTGCCGTTATACTCTGGGCCGGGACAGATCCCGCGCTGCACCACGGTATGAGGAAAAGGAGAGCGAGAAGCACAAGACCCGGGATTTTCATCGACATCATATCGGGGCCATCGTTTTTGGTCCGTTCGTGAAGGATCATTTTTCACCAGCACCGGCATCGCAGGACGAGACCCAGCCCAGCACGGCATAATACAGGAAGGCAATGAAAAAAACTTCAAGGTAAAATGCGCAGGCCCAGAGGGTACTGTACACCGTGGAGTTGAATGCGTAGACGGCATCCTGGAGATGCAGCACGCTTGCCAGGCCGTCGAATATCCAGCCGGACAGGGGGAACGTGGAGAAAAGCGGCGGAGACGGCTGCCCCGCGAGTCTCTCTCCCATGGTTGAGAAGAAGAACAGTGCCACGCCGACAAACGACATAAGGGTAAATACCTGCCAGGGATTTTTCGCACCGATCTTTTTCTCAAAGAAAGGATAGGGGCCGATCACTGCAAGAGAGGAGAGTAAAAATATCAGGGAAAACGGCAGGAGGATGTTTTCCACGAGGCCCGGTCCTTTGAAGAGACCGCTGGACAGGTACAGGATACCGATGACCGGAATAACCGGAAGCAGGGGCAGCCAGAATGGGACAGGATCGGCAATTTTTTTCAAGGCCAGGTACAGGACGGCGGGTATGACAAAAATGAAAAGAAGGAACAGGATAATAACGGACAGGGGAAGTCCGAGAAGACCCGTTCCCATGATGATAAGGAGAACGGCAACGCCCAGAGCAACGAGAACGGCCGGGTTTTTTATTGCCGCTGGAATCCCTGATTTCGTTTCGTCAACCGTGAGTATCCCCCTCCTTTAGGGCAGATCTTTACTGAATGAACCATAGAACGATCCGGCACTTAACGTTTCTCGCCCGTTCGTTTACCGGTTCAAAAAACCGGGATGCTGACACGTCCACGCCTGCCAGTTCTGTTACGCACGTGTAACAAATTCCCGATCTCCCTACTATTTCTAAAAAAATCTTACTCATGATCAAAGGTACGAAGAGCAATGGTACCGTCTGCCGCGTTATTTATTGATCACTCTGTTGCAGGATCGAATCCTCTGCTTCCTGATGTGGCAGATGCAGGCCGATAATCATATGCCGGGATATTTCTTTGCGAGCCGATCGGTGAGGTAACACAGGAATACTCCCAGTAAAACCGAGAGAAACACCACGACCTGGCAGGTCCGGCTATCCTGTCCTGCAACGAAGTTGCCAAGCAGGATGGAAATTATATAGATTCCAAGTACGAAGATAACGGTGAAAGCCACATGAAAAATTTTGTTCGTTGTCATTTTCATCTCTGCTCCCTGCTTTTCTCATAGGATTGCATGTTTTTTCCTGACTTTGTCACATGGTTACTGCCGGCCCGTATTGGTATCCCCGGGGAAACGCCGGCCCAGCACTGCATAATACACGATCGCGATAACCAGAATCTCTAAGTAAAACCCGCACACCCAGAGCGTTCTGTACACGGGGGAGTAATATGCGTACACGAGATCCGAGGCATGCAGGAGATTTACAAGGCCGTCAAAGATCCAGCCGGTCAGGGGCAGCGAAGAGGAAAATGCCGGCCACGGCCTGCCCACGTAGATCTCGCCCAAAGTTGTCATAAGGAAAAGGGTTGCACCGATAAACGCCGCGGAGCAAAGGACTATCCAGGAATTTTTTATCCGGATCCTTTTTTCGAACGCCGGGTAAGGGCTGATCACCGCAAACGTTGAGATCAGGAGACAGAGGGTAAACAGAACCAGGTCATTTCCATAGGTATCGCTCCGTGAAAAAACACCGGTGTATATGAAATCGATGACCAGGATGGCAAAGAGCGGGAACAGCCAGAGCGGGATGGGATTGAGGATTCTTTTGAGGCCGCAGTAGAGGAGGAGCGGGATGATAAACACGAAGAGAACAAACAGGAGGATCTCTACCGGTGGCAATCCTGTAAACCACGTTGCTGTTATAAAAATGAATATTCCCAGCGCAAAAGAGAGGATCTGATGATCGGTTACCTGATTTTTTGGAATTTCGTTTTCGTCCACCACGAATCTTCCTCCGTTAAGGGCATAACCATCCTGAATGAACCATAGAACGATCCGGCACTTAACTTTTCTCGCCCGTTCGTTTACCGGTTTTTACGACCGGTGCGGTGTTTCCGGATCGCCATTACAAGACCGATACTCAGAATGATCGCCGCAAGGATTGTCGCAGGCCCGGAACCTGCGGGGGCCGGTTCCGAAAAGGTGTAGAATGCAGAGGCTGTTCTGTTCTCCGTGTGCGGGGTAGTGGCAACAGGAACCCCCGGGGTCGATTGAACCGGTGCCGGGGTATCTATCGCAAAAATGTGGACGTACCCGTCTTTGATTGTCTGGTTGTCCGGGTTTGCGTACAGGATCCGGTTATTGTTCAGACCCAGCAGCATCGGGTGCCGGGTTCCCGGTTCGAACAGCACGCTCTCGCCGGTTGCAATGTTGTAAATCACCACCTGCCGGGTTTTTTCCCGGGTATCGTCATAGAGCGCGTACATCTCCCATGCAATGTAATTTCCCGAAAGGTACGGTACGGCAGCGTAATAATTGGGATCGCTGATCCGGTATTCGGTCCCTGTTGTCAGGTTGTAGAGATAGATCTCGTGCGGGCCGTCGCGCAGGTCCGCCCAGACAACATAATTTCCCGAGACCTGCGGGTAGTGCTGGACGCCCCGAGCCGTACAGAGGGGCCGTTCCGTGTTGTTCGTTAAATCGAAAAGATAAATATCGCCGGCTCCCGGCTCGCTGCGCTTGTCCACCCAGACAACGTACGAATCGTCCATGGCGGGCATTGCCTTTTTCCCGGGATCTGTTGCAATATCCCGCAGGGTCCGGTCGGTCAGGTTGTACAGGACAATATCGGAATCTTCCGACGGGTAGAGTTTCTGCTTGGCCCAGACTACCCGGTCCCCGAAGATGAATGGATCGCGGTTCGGCCGCTGGATACTCAGATCAGCGGTGCCATCAGCAGTGAGGGGAGTAACCTTCTCCGTACGATCGTCGTACATGAAGAGATTGAAGTCATACTCTGCATTCCAGACCACCCGTCCGTCCGCAAAACCAAACGGTGTCTGGAAAAGGTACTGAAATTCCTGCGAAGGGGATGTGGCGACAATCCTTGTGGTCCCGTCCGTCAGGTTCATCAGGTAGACGGTGAGGGAAAAATTCGAACTGTTTGCCTGTCCCCAGATGAACTTCTCCCAGACCATCTGGTCACGATCGATGGCAACACCCTCCGGATAGGTATAATTTGGTTTGCCGGAGTCGTCTTCGGTGATGTAAGGGGAATAGACGGGAATATCGGTACCGGAGAGTGTAGCAGCAACGGGAGATATCACGAGGCAGAGGAGAATGATAATCCCGCACAGGTACAGGAAAATTTTCATGGGTCTTTGATCCTCCGCAGGGAATTTGTCAGCATTACCCGTGGTACAGAAATAAAAAGATCAGGACATTGAGATTTTACCCGGGTTATCTGATCCGTCATCATGGTACATCCGGTAAATTCATCTTAAAAGTTCTGTGACAGGATTTTATCAAATAGATTAAAGAGCGATATCCGGGAAAGTAAACCTATGGACGGGAAACGCGGTGCGTTCAGGATTGCGTGCCGCATTGCGTATTACGGGGTTATTCTCCTCATCGTCCTGTTCGTTCTCTATTCTTTCCTGAACTGGGTGACTATTTTTTTATGGGGGGACCCCTCCGCCCTGCGGGGCGAACCCCGTATGTTCCATCCCCCGCAGATCGTGATCCTCCACTACGCGAGCATGATCTCCCCGGAGTTCGGGCAGATCATTGTCGCGCTGCTCTTCTCGGGGTGCCTGGTCTTTGCGTACTTCGGGTACCGCCAGCTTACCCGGAAAAATTCCCTTGACCATCCCACACGCAACCATATCGCAGGTTATATCCGCTCCCATCCCGGCAGTCATTTTGGCTCGATACTGCGGGGCACCGGGATCAACCGGGGAACGCTCTTTTACCATCTCGGCCAGCTTGCCATGCTCGGTCTCGTACACGAGGTACGGGTCCGGGGCCTGACCCGGTACTTCATACAGGGAAGCGGTCTTTCGGATCTCGAAGAAAAGATCCTGATCCACCGGGACAACCGCGTACGCTGCTGGATTCTCGATATGCTCGAACAGGTACCGGCAGTATCGCGGACGGAAATGAAAAAACGCCTCGGGATCTCCGGGCCGGCGCTCTGGTACCATATGCAGCTGCTTATCCGGGACGGGATAGTACGTACAGAACAGGCAAAAGGGACGGTGGGAAAACCTGTCGGGTATTCGCTCACCCGGGAGGCTGTCGGTATCCTGGAACCCGGTGACCGGATTGCCGGTGCCGCTATGCCGGATAAACCCGGCCCTGGTTCTGCCCAATCCCTTTCGGAGGGATTTGCTGCGAAGACGAATACGGGAACCAGCGATGAGATAAAAGTTCATTAAACCGCCTGTCGCGTAAAAAAAACGGTGTCTTCAGGCCCGGCCCATTATTGACCTGCACCCTTGTGGATATCGGGAGGAGGCCGGGTGCCCGGCCGTCTTTTCTTTCTGGCAGCCGATATCGGCATAATTATCCCCGGTGGTCCCTCTCTCCCTCAACACGGGTTCGCCGGTGGCTTCGTCCACGTTCTCCGGTATTCCTGAACGTTGCCGGATACGGAATCGACAACAACGGTAAAACCATCATTCTCACAGGCCGGTTTACCGGCCCGGTCGTTTGAATACAGGAACACGTACTGGCCCGCGACACCTGAGTCCGGCATCCCCAGATCATCGTACCGCGACTGTACAAGACCGAGACGGGAATTTCCTGTGCGGTTCTGTACCTCGGCCCGGGCCGTTGTCTCGGCCGCATTCATGGACACCACCGGCTCTGCCGGCCGCCCAAAGCGTGTCGGGCCGTTCAGGGCGTACCAGTCAAGCACGCCATCATCCGGGGATAATGCACCGTGGACCAGTTCCGTATCCCCGGCATAGAGGCGGAATTCCCAGGACCGGTCGTACCGGATCCCGTCGTTGTACTTCATCTGTACCCGATCGACTGAACCCGGGGGAAACGCTGAGCGGGCCCGGGTCTTTGCCTCATCGATCGTAATGCCGGCGTTTTCCTGTGCGGGCGTATAGAGATCCCCGGTTACTGCATCCACCCATGCAGTCCGGTTGAGTGAAGATGGTGCGCCGTTTTTCGGGATAAGGGAAAATTCGTACAGGAGCTTTCCGTAAGACTGACTGGTGAGGTTGACAGCTGCAATAGAATAGTACATGGGGTAGTCTTCCATCACGAGCGCCGATGCATTTTCCACGGTTATGTTTATCCGGGGTGACGGTTGGGGTGCTTGTGTTTCTGTGACTATAGGGGTTGAAGACGGGGCTGCGGATGCCGGGGAGGAGGCTGTCGGGCCTGCCCGCGGGGGCTGTCCCTGTACGGCACCGGAAAAATAACACGCCAGGGTAACCCCTGCGATACAGCAGATGGCGGTAACAACCACAATCACATATACCTGTTTCCTTTGATCCATGTCTCTTAACTCTCCTGCAGGTACAGCCCGGCTGAAATGAGGGCTGTACACTTCCAACAACACCTTTTTTTAAAGAAATAAACGGGTTCTGTGACACAATTTTACCAACCGGAAGATCCCCCCGGGTAGAAAAGAGGGATCGATAACCTCCGCGGGATCTCCCGGACATTTCTTGAAGGTAATTCTGCCGGTCTTTCCGGAACAATTATTCGGGCCCGTCCGCACCGGTCCCGCTCTCCTGCGGGTAGTATGTGTGCAGCGCACGTACCGCATCCGGGGCTATCGAGTACTGCACCGTTCTTCCGGACTTTGTTACTTCGAGCACCCCGGCATCGCGGAGACGGTTCGTGTGCCAGGTCACGGCTGCCCCGGAGATCCCCAGCACTTTTTCGAGATCGCTCCGGGTCGTTGCCGGGTTCTGGATCAGGTACTCGCAGATGAGCCGGTCCCTGCTGTTATGCAGGAGAGCGAGGATCTTCTGCTCGGACCCGGAGAATCTCCCGGAGTTCTCGAAGTACCGGGTATCGGATCCGGTTTTTGCCACCGAAATTTTCCCGGTCATTTTCAGCAGCGCAAGATGGTACCGGAGCGTGCTCCGGGCGATCCCGGTCTGCCGGGCAAGCTCGTTGAAGAATATCCCGGGGTTTGTTGCAATTGCCTCGTAAATCCGTGAGCGCGTGGCGTTTGTGAGCACGTTTGCCATCGTGATCTTCCGGTAACCAAGGTACGCGAACATCTTGATAAAAAAGAACAGTTCGAGGGGATAGAGCAGGAGCGGCGACAGAGATAATGCAACAGCCGTCAGCATGTCCCGGGGCGGGAGGTCCCAGAACGAGATCGGCACCATTTCAAGCGGAGTGCTGTTTGCAATGTCTGCATCGGTTGCCGGCTCGACAACGTATCCGTTGCTGGCGAGACCGGACATCGGTACGGCAAAGAAGAGGACGAGCAGGCAGGCTGCCGCGATCACAATGCCGAGCCGGTCAATGTCCATGAAAGGAATATGTGCGGGGCGGGGGACTTGAGCATTATGATCCGGTTTTTCCCGGGAAAAAACACGGGTGGCGGTACGGGAATACTATGCGGTTTTGTTCTGCGCCGGTTTTCAGGGCTCGCGTACGGTAAACAAACGGGCGAGAGATCGTAAATACCATAAGGGCCCCAGAGAGTTTCATACGCGGATGCACAGGATCTGCAGGGGAATGAAATGGAGAAGAGATGGCTGATGGCGGGAATTGCCGCTATTGTCCTTGTGGGGACATTTGGACATGGGGCATCCGGATCCGCCGGGACTCATACGGTCCCGGATCTCCTGTTAGACGGGACAAATAGTACAGACGTGCCCATGACACCGCCGGATAATACGACCAACCGTACTGTGGACATACAAAACGCATCGGCTGATGCTGTAAAAGAAAACCTGGAGAGAATGATGATCCAGGGTATAGCACCTCCCTGTGAGGATATCCAGAAGAACTGCGATGTTGTGGGGCCGGTACCTGCCGAGACCTACACTCATGCTGAACTGATCGGGGCAAACACCGTGCCGGCAAAAACGGCAGAGAACATTGCCCCTGCTGCCGGTTCTTCGCATGTGAACCTGACACTGATACCCTTAAACGCTACGTGGGACCCGGCCGTTTCGCTCCCGGTCTACGTTTACGGTGAACCCGTTGTGGTAAATGCCACGCTGGTCAATAACGGTTCCGACCCGATTACCATCATGGGATACCCGCCGAAAGCCGGAATACATTACCGGAATGCCAACCCGTTCCGGACATTTGGCCGTTCGCACCAGACCCTCGTTCTGGAACCGGGGCAGTCTCTCTCATCACCGGTAACCTGGGATCAAAAAGATGCCGGGGGTTCTCCGGTCGATCCGGGGCGCTACACGGTCGCGGTATATTACCTGTTCAACGAGAGCGCGAGCGGCTCGTGGGATGAATCGCATCTGGACACCGTATCTTCTTCGACCGACGTCATGATCCTGCCCAAAGGCGGGGCATATCAGGGAACGATTGCCGTGAATGAATCGCTGACAAAGGAAAATATTACAGCGACGCTTGAATCGGTCTCGTTTTCCAATGCATCGTGGACAGCGAGCGTACTCTTCCGGTTTCCCGATAAAGAATCATATGATCTTATGTCGACCTGTAACCGTTCGTGGCTTGAGTATTGGTCTATTGCACGATATGGGGCAGATTACTCGCTTGATGCCGCGACACCCCGGACGTTTTTTGACACAAGCGCCGATTGCGGGCTGCCCGGCGCGGAACGGTTTGTTTTCACGGGAGAACCAGTACCGGCAGGCGCACAGAATATCTCCCTCAATATTACTACGGACTGGATGGATCCCTCCTGCCAGACTCTTCCCCCTCATACCTGGAACTATCGCGTGAACCTGACTGCGCCACAATCTTCCCCGGATTTAACGCCTGCATTCGCTTCCACGCGGCTCGCCACACCGCTTCCGGTTGCCCTCCCGTACCTTGCAACGGGGCTGGCGGTTG carries:
- a CDS encoding TolB family protein, which translates into the protein MKIFLYLCGIIILLCLVISPVAATLSGTDIPVYSPYITEDDSGKPNYTYPEGVAIDRDQMVWEKFIWGQANSSNFSLTVYLMNLTDGTTRIVATSPSQEFQYLFQTPFGFADGRVVWNAEYDFNLFMYDDRTEKVTPLTADGTADLSIQRPNRDPFIFGDRVVWAKQKLYPSEDSDIVLYNLTDRTLRDIATDPGKKAMPAMDDSYVVWVDKRSEPGAGDIYLFDLTNNTERPLCTARGVQHYPQVSGNYVVWADLRDGPHEIYLYNLTTGTEYRISDPNYYAAVPYLSGNYIAWEMYALYDDTREKTRQVVIYNIATGESVLFEPGTRHPMLLGLNNNRILYANPDNQTIKDGYVHIFAIDTPAPVQSTPGVPVATTPHTENRTASAFYTFSEPAPAGSGPATILAAIILSIGLVMAIRKHRTGRKNR
- a CDS encoding winged helix-turn-helix transcriptional regulator is translated as MDGKRGAFRIACRIAYYGVILLIVLFVLYSFLNWVTIFLWGDPSALRGEPRMFHPPQIVILHYASMISPEFGQIIVALLFSGCLVFAYFGYRQLTRKNSLDHPTRNHIAGYIRSHPGSHFGSILRGTGINRGTLFYHLGQLAMLGLVHEVRVRGLTRYFIQGSGLSDLEEKILIHRDNRVRCWILDMLEQVPAVSRTEMKKRLGISGPALWYHMQLLIRDGIVRTEQAKGTVGKPVGYSLTREAVGILEPGDRIAGAAMPDKPGPGSAQSLSEGFAAKTNTGTSDEIKVH
- a CDS encoding winged helix-turn-helix transcriptional regulator; translated protein: MDIDRLGIVIAAACLLVLFFAVPMSGLASNGYVVEPATDADIANSTPLEMVPISFWDLPPRDMLTAVALSLSPLLLYPLELFFFIKMFAYLGYRKITMANVLTNATRSRIYEAIATNPGIFFNELARQTGIARSTLRYHLALLKMTGKISVAKTGSDTRYFENSGRFSGSEQKILALLHNSRDRLICEYLIQNPATTRSDLEKVLGISGAAVTWHTNRLRDAGVLEVTKSGRTVQYSIAPDAVRALHTYYPQESGTGADGPE